A genomic window from Populus nigra chromosome 7, ddPopNigr1.1, whole genome shotgun sequence includes:
- the LOC133698920 gene encoding LOB domain-containing protein 40: MRMSCNGCRVLRKGCSENCSIRPCLQWIKSSESQANATVFLAKFYGRAGLMNLINAGPEHLRPAIFRSLLYEACGRIVNPIYGSVGLMWSGSWPLCQAAVEAVLRGASITQINSETAANAQGPPLKAYDIRHVSKDENSAASNDANRVRTRCRVGRVVKPKASKPACGGNGLGSIVVDMSATRDGLTRSTSHESSVSHESELAMVDGESKETDESMMSVETAEDSLLFRSEPESKSDLATHDAASNEIAGLGLDLALGLEPVSRAHHVVPVKKRRIEALGSGDIDTCKIELGLDYAA, encoded by the exons ATGCGGATGAGTTGTAATGGATGTAGAGTTTTACGCAAAGGTTGTAGTGAAAATTGCAGTATTAGACCTTGTTTACAATGGATCAAGAGTTCGGAGTCTCAAGCTAACGCTACTGTTTTTCTTGCCAAGTTTTATGGCCGTGCTGGCCTTATGAACCTCATCAACGCTGGCCCTGAACATCTCCGTCCTG CAATTTTTAGGTCTTTGCTTTACGAGGCTTGTGGGAGGATAGTGAACCCAATTTATGGATCAGTTGGGTTGATGTGGTCGGGAAGCTGGCCGCTTTGTCAAGCAGCCGTTGAAGCCGTGCTAAGAGGTGCGTCGATAACTCAAATTAACTCTGAAACCGCAGCTAATGCTCAGGGACCCCCGCTGAAAGCTTATGATATACGGCACGTTTCGAAAGATGAGAACTCGGCTGCCTCAAACGATGCAAACCGTGTCAGGACTCGGTGTCGAGTCGGGCGAGTTGTGAAGCCGAAAGCTAGCAAACCGGCTTGTGGTGGTAATGGGTTGGGGTCGATCGTTGTTGACATGTCGGCGACACGGGACGGCTTGACTCGGTCCACGAGTCACGAGTCCTCGGTGAGTCACGAATCCGAGTTGGCAATGGTGGACGGTGAAAGCAAAGAGACGGACGAGAGCATGATGTCTGTGGAAACAGCAGAGGATTCATTGCTGTTCCGATCCGAACCGGAGTCAAAGAGCGATTTGGCGACCCATGACGCTGCGAGCAACGAAATTGCCGGGCTTGGGCTGGACTTGGCTCTGGGCCTTGAGCCCGTGTCACGAGCGCATCACGTTGTTCCGGTGAAGAAGAGGAGGATTGAAGCTCTCGGGTCTGGTGATATTGACACGTGTAAGATAGAGCTGGGACTTGACTACGCGGCTTGA
- the LOC133699595 gene encoding ribulose bisphosphate carboxylase small subunit, chloroplastic-like, producing MASSSMISSAAVATVNRTPAQANMVAPFNGLKSTAAFPVSTRKANDITSIASNGGRVQCMQVWPPTGLKKFETLSYLPDLTEAELAKEIDYLLRSKWVPCLEFELEKGWVYREHHRSPGYYDGRYWTMWKLPMFGCTEASQVLVELEEAKKAYPNSFIRIIGFDNVRQVQCISFIAAKPKAV from the exons ATGGCTTCCTCCTCTATGATCTCATCGGCAGCCGTTGCCACCGTCAACCGCACCCCGGCACAAGCCAACATGGTGGCACCATTCAATGGTCTCAAGTCGACCGCAGCTTTCCCAGTCAGTACCAGAAAGGCTAATGACATTACTTCCATTGCAAGCAATGGTGGACGAGTTCAATGCATGCAG GTGTGGCCACCAACTGGATTGAAGAAGTTCGAGACTCTCTCTTACCTTCCAGATCTCACGGAGGCGGAATTGGCCAAGGAAATTGATTACCTTCTTCGCTCGAAGTGGGTTCCTTGCTTGGAATTCGAGTTGGAG AAAGGTTGGGTCTACCGTGAGCACCACAGGTCACCAGGGTACTATGATGGACGCTACTGGACTATGTGGAAGCTACCCATGTTTGGATGCACTGAGGCATCTCAAGTGTTGGTTGAGCTTGAGGAGGCAAAGAAAGCTTACCCTAACTCCTTTATCCGTATAATCGGATTCGACAACGTCCGTCAAGTGCAGTGCATCAGCTTTATCGCCGCCAAGCCAAAAGCTGTCTAA